A DNA window from Streptomyces asoensis contains the following coding sequences:
- a CDS encoding gluconokinase, GntK/IdnK-type has protein sequence MTGAESDAPVESEDALRGSTAAVVQLLGCQIVEGGKPRDRHLTVDAVMQEFGITRPMAREVLQTLHQKGLVNLQPRVGATVQALRRWDLLDPDVIAWRLEVAPDSQMRSLTELREVIEPRAARLAALSRSAEICHDLTGRARTLLALSEEPDFAEPREGAAIRQRFRDVDAAFHRTLLAGSRNELFLRLSHPVVMALNHRIDRDWAGGRRDARTVASTRGLVGADTVQRYPLRPEPIAMWLHMGLAYAVDQGIATASEAFAEAILAEIRGGRLQDPAVLDRLRAGLDLFDVGGLPAAHRDGFRDTMTALVRARRAPVVVMGVTGSGKSTVGRCLAESLRTPFEEGDDFHPARNVESMERGEPLDDRSRSPWLAAVAGRMRAAGAEEGLVVTCSALRRIYREMLRVARPDAFFVHLVLGQDEATARVAARKAHYMPASLVASQFADLEPLEEDEAGMAIDATLPVERIVAEIQTGLARGARPHTPHASPTG, from the coding sequence ATGACTGGTGCTGAATCAGACGCTCCCGTGGAGTCCGAGGACGCGCTCCGCGGATCCACCGCCGCAGTGGTGCAGCTGCTGGGCTGTCAGATCGTCGAGGGCGGCAAACCACGCGACCGGCACCTCACCGTGGACGCCGTCATGCAGGAGTTCGGCATCACCCGGCCCATGGCGCGCGAGGTCCTCCAGACGCTGCATCAGAAGGGCCTGGTCAACCTCCAGCCGCGGGTCGGCGCCACCGTCCAGGCGCTGCGGCGCTGGGACCTGCTGGACCCGGACGTCATCGCGTGGCGTCTGGAGGTGGCCCCGGACAGCCAGATGCGCTCGCTCACGGAGCTGCGGGAGGTCATCGAGCCGCGGGCGGCCCGGCTGGCGGCGCTCAGCAGGTCCGCCGAGATCTGCCACGACCTGACCGGCCGGGCCCGCACCCTGCTCGCCCTGAGCGAGGAACCGGACTTCGCCGAGCCGCGGGAAGGAGCCGCGATCCGCCAGCGCTTCCGGGACGTCGACGCCGCCTTCCACCGCACCCTGCTGGCCGGCTCGCGCAACGAACTCTTCCTGCGACTCTCCCACCCGGTCGTCATGGCGCTGAACCACCGCATCGACCGCGACTGGGCCGGCGGCCGCCGGGACGCCCGCACGGTCGCGTCCACCCGTGGCCTCGTCGGCGCCGACACCGTGCAGCGCTATCCCCTGCGGCCCGAACCCATCGCCATGTGGCTGCACATGGGTCTCGCGTACGCCGTCGACCAGGGGATCGCGACGGCGTCCGAGGCCTTCGCGGAAGCCATCCTCGCCGAGATCCGGGGCGGCCGGCTCCAGGACCCCGCGGTCCTCGACCGGCTGCGCGCGGGCCTCGACCTGTTCGACGTGGGCGGCCTGCCCGCCGCCCACCGGGACGGCTTCCGGGACACCATGACCGCACTGGTCCGGGCCCGCCGCGCCCCCGTCGTGGTGATGGGGGTGACCGGGTCCGGCAAATCCACCGTGGGCCGTTGCCTGGCGGAGTCGCTCAGGACGCCGTTCGAGGAGGGCGACGACTTCCATCCCGCGCGCAACGTGGAGTCGATGGAGCGCGGGGAGCCGCTCGACGACCGCAGCCGCAGCCCGTGGCTGGCCGCCGTAGCGGGCCGCATGCGGGCCGCGGGTGCGGAGGAGGGGCTGGTCGTCACCTGCTCGGCCCTCAGACGCATCTACCGGGAGATGCTGAGGGTCGCCCGCCCCGACGCGTTCTTCGTGCACCTGGTGCTCGGCCAGGACGAGGCCACGGCCCGGGTCGCCGCCCGGAAGGCGCACTACATGCCCGCCTCCCTGGTCGCCTCGCAGTTCGCGGACCTCGAACCGCTGGAGGAGGACGAGGCAGGCATGGCGATCGACGCGACCCTGCCGGTCGAACGCATCGTCGCGGAGATCCAGACCGGACTGGCCCGCGGCGCACGGCCGCACACACCGCACGCCTCGCCGACCGGCTGA
- a CDS encoding DUF4389 domain-containing protein: MNPVPGSPVRIEGFLDPRLSRWLWLVKWLLAVPHYIVLFFLWIAFFFVTVVAFFAILFTGRYPASLFDFNVGVMRWNWRVAYYAHTALGTDRYPPFTLAEVADYPAHFDVARPERLSRGLVLVKWWLLAIPQYIVVGMFVGDWGWGDPDHWHGGGLVPFLSLVAVVVLAFTGRYPVHLFDFLLGLARWVARVAVYAALMTDVYPPFRLDMGPRGTPPPMTGTETAEPGR, encoded by the coding sequence ATGAATCCGGTCCCCGGCTCGCCCGTGCGCATCGAGGGGTTCCTCGATCCGCGGTTGTCCAGATGGCTGTGGCTGGTGAAGTGGCTCCTCGCCGTTCCGCACTACATCGTGCTGTTCTTCCTGTGGATCGCGTTCTTCTTCGTGACCGTCGTGGCGTTCTTCGCCATCCTGTTCACCGGCCGGTATCCGGCCTCGCTCTTCGACTTCAACGTCGGTGTCATGCGCTGGAACTGGCGGGTCGCCTACTACGCCCACACGGCGCTCGGCACCGACCGCTACCCGCCGTTCACGCTGGCCGAGGTGGCCGACTACCCGGCGCACTTCGACGTGGCCCGTCCCGAGCGCCTCTCGCGCGGCCTGGTCCTGGTGAAGTGGTGGCTGCTCGCGATCCCGCAGTACATCGTCGTCGGGATGTTCGTCGGCGACTGGGGCTGGGGCGACCCGGACCACTGGCACGGCGGCGGCCTGGTCCCCTTCCTCTCGCTGGTCGCGGTGGTCGTCCTGGCCTTCACCGGCCGCTACCCCGTCCACCTCTTCGACTTCCTGCTCGGGCTGGCCCGCTGGGTGGCGCGGGTGGCCGTGTACGCGGCGCTCATGACCGACGTGTATCCGCCGTTCCGCCTGGACATGGGCCCCCGGGGCACCCCACCCCCGATGACCGGCACCGAGACGGCCGAGCCTGGCCGGTAG
- a CDS encoding serine hydrolase domain-containing protein — MAEIRGSYDDLFTAVPTALSALLDAGDVGGSVAVFVDGEPVVDVWGGFADAAREVPWQRDTIVNVWSVTKTMTALCALVLADRGALDLDAPVARYWPEFAAAGKETLLVRHTLSHTAGLPDWDGPVAELFDWPAATARLAGQAPRWVPGTAAGYHSLTQGFLVGEVVRRITGRAPGAFFAEEIAGPLGADFHMGLPAELDHRAAPTVPPPSRDEDYVAGAANGASTAAGSAGTPTAIRLRDGNSLAWRRAQIPAASGFGNARSVALVQSAMACGGAVGGVRLLSRAGCERAWEEQFGGEDRVLGMPISWGLGYGRFGGTYGWGGWGGSTVMIEPEGRVVVAYVTNQMREPAQDTRGLDLLMAAHDGLGGLRADG, encoded by the coding sequence ATGGCTGAGATCCGGGGTTCGTACGACGATCTGTTCACCGCCGTGCCCACCGCGTTGTCCGCGCTGCTGGACGCCGGGGACGTGGGCGGCTCGGTGGCCGTGTTCGTGGACGGTGAGCCGGTGGTGGACGTCTGGGGCGGGTTCGCCGACGCAGCGCGCGAGGTCCCCTGGCAGCGGGACACGATCGTCAACGTCTGGTCCGTCACGAAGACGATGACGGCGCTGTGCGCGCTGGTCCTGGCCGACCGGGGCGCTCTCGACCTGGACGCGCCGGTCGCCCGGTACTGGCCCGAGTTCGCGGCCGCGGGCAAGGAAACGCTGCTCGTGCGGCACACCCTCTCGCACACGGCGGGGCTGCCCGACTGGGACGGTCCGGTGGCGGAGCTCTTCGACTGGCCGGCCGCGACGGCCCGGCTGGCCGGGCAGGCTCCGCGGTGGGTGCCGGGGACCGCGGCCGGGTACCACTCGCTCACCCAGGGCTTTCTCGTGGGCGAGGTCGTGCGCCGGATCACCGGACGCGCGCCGGGCGCCTTCTTCGCCGAGGAGATCGCCGGTCCGCTGGGCGCCGACTTCCACATGGGGCTGCCGGCCGAGCTCGACCACCGGGCCGCCCCGACGGTCCCGCCGCCGTCCCGGGACGAGGACTACGTCGCGGGTGCGGCGAACGGCGCCTCGACCGCCGCCGGGTCCGCCGGCACCCCGACCGCGATCCGGCTCCGCGACGGCAACAGCCTGGCCTGGCGGCGGGCGCAGATCCCGGCGGCGAGCGGCTTCGGCAACGCCCGCTCGGTCGCGCTCGTCCAGTCGGCGATGGCCTGCGGGGGCGCGGTGGGCGGCGTACGGCTGCTGTCGCGGGCGGGCTGCGAACGCGCCTGGGAGGAACAGTTCGGCGGAGAGGACCGTGTCCTGGGCATGCCGATCAGCTGGGGTCTGGGCTACGGACGCTTCGGCGGCACCTACGGGTGGGGCGGCTGGGGCGGCTCGACGGTCATGATCGAACCCGAGGGCCGTGTGGTGGTGGCGTACGTGACCAACCAGATGCGCGAACCCGCGCAGGACACCCGGGGGCTGGACCTGCTGATGGCCGCCCACGACGGCCTCGGGGGGCTGCGGGCCGATGGCTGA